The following coding sequences lie in one Rutidosis leptorrhynchoides isolate AG116_Rl617_1_P2 chromosome 6, CSIRO_AGI_Rlap_v1, whole genome shotgun sequence genomic window:
- the LOC139853550 gene encoding uncharacterized protein: MSGGDDDTGPSKTTQVSSLDFGDPLYLHASDTSTTALVSLKLKGTENYNVWSRAMTLALQTKNKFGFVDGSCIKIQTDNVLMLQWDRCNSVVLSWILNSISEELFYGQVFAKSAQTVWEEIKETYDKIDGSVTFNLHQKLNSLTQGNSTVSDYYHKLNALWKQFDALVKLPTCVCDANKEFKTHDDLIKLMQFLMGLDESYASVRSNILLIDPLLSVKTAFSILSREESLRLSSHSSSFGPGRNQNSAFLVSKTFDNKRRIGNGPNPNLKCTKCRKLGHTIDRCYEIVGYPLGGLKRVILNLP; this comes from the coding sequence ATGTctggtggtgatgatgatactgGACCATCAAAGACTACTCAAGTGAGTAGCCTTGATTTTGGTGATCCTCTTTACTTACATGCTAGTGACACTAGCACCACTGCTCTTGTCTCCTTAAAACTTAAGGGGACAGAGAACTACAATGTCTGGAGTAGGGCTATGACTTTAGCTCTGCAAACTAAGAATAAATTTGGCTTTGTTGATGGTTCTTGCATAAAGATTCAAACTGATAATGTGCTTATGTTACAATGGGATAGGTGCAACTCTGTTGTACTATCCTGGATACTAAACTCTATCTCTGAAGAATTGTTTTATGGGCAAGTGTTTGCCAAGTCTGCTCAAACTGTTTGGGAAGAAATAAAGGAGACATATGACAAAATAGATGGTTCTGTTACCTTCAATTTACACCAAAAACTTAACTCTTTAACTCAGGGTAACTCCACGGTGTCAGACTACTATCATAAATTAAATGCTTTGTGGAAACAATTTGATGCTCTTGTTAAGTTACCTACTTGTGTGTGTGATGCTAATAAAGAATTCAAAACTCacgatgatttaattaaacttatgcaaTTCCTCATGGGTCTTGATGAGTCTTATGCTTCTGTAAGGAGCAATATTCTTTTAATTGACCCTCTTCTAAGTGTTAAAACTGCTTTTTCCATTCTCTCAAGAGAGGAATCCCTTAGGTTATCCTCTCATTCTAGTAGTTTTGGCCCTGGTAGAAATCAAAATTCTGCCTTTCTTGTGTCCAAGACTTTTGATAACAAAAGAAGGATTGGTAATGGACCTAACCCTAACCTTAAGTGTACTAAATGTAGAAAACTTGGTCACACAATAGATAGGTGCTATGAAATTGTTGGTTATCCCCTGGGTGGGTTAAAAAGGGTGATCCTAAACCTGCCATGA